The genomic window GATGGCCGAAGCAGCTGCCCAGTTCTTCCCCGGGGCGTCGCTCGTGCCGGGCCCTCGGGCGGTGGTGCACGGCAAGGTTGAGTACGCGCCCGGCGAGAGCGCGGCGCTTCGCGTCGAGATCGAACAGGCGGGAACGGAGGAGGAGACCAAGAACGGTTGGTATCACCGCTGGAACGAGGTGAGTCGTCTCAGCTTCCCGCACCCCTTTTACGTGCACGACGTGCGCGGCACGCGCGTGCGCGTCGAGCCGGATACGCGAACGCTCCTCCTCGACAAACTCGACCGCGTGATGCCGAGCGGTGACAAGCGCCGCACGCGCATCGCTGAGCTCTTGCCCGGCGAAGAGGTCTTCGTGGTCGGCGAGCTCGCGGTAGACGCCGCGGGGACCGCGTACCGGAGCGCCACCGAGCCGACGATGCGGCCGCCAACGAGGGGTCCGATGGTGGTCGCCTCGGAGCCGCTCGAGGAGCGGTTTCGCCGCAGGCACGCCGACGCCAAGAAGGCCGCCCGCGGCCTCGTGGCGCTCCTGGCCTGTTTGATGCTGGTCGACCTCGGCTTCTACGTCCGGGTTGCGTTGGCTCGCCCCGCCGTCGCCGAGGTAACGGGGGCGCGGCTCGTGCGCGGCAAGAACGTTCGAACGAAGTGCGCACTCGATTTGGTGACTGAGAGCGGAGTCACCTTCCAAGACACCTCCTCGGCGGGCGTGTGCGCCCAGCTTCATCCCGGCGACACCTTCAGCCCAGGGCGACGCGTGCCGATCCTCGATCCTGGTCTCGGGGGCTGGTTCGCTCAAGTCGGGACGCGGCCGGGGCTCCACTTCGCTGCGTTCTGGACCGCCAGCGTGCTCGCCGTGGTGGGCCTGTTCGTCTACGGACTTCGCGAGCGGCCCTGGTACGAGGGGTCCGTCATCGACCTCGGCAAAGGCCGCTTGCCGACGCTGTGACCTCGACGCTGACCTCGACGCTGTGACCTCGACGGCGCGCGGCATCGAACGCGCGGCGTCGCTAGAAGGTCCCGCTTGCGTTACCGTGAGCCTCGATGTCGTCGATTTTTCGTCCCGGGCTCTTCGCGGATCAGGTGGCCATCGTCTCGGGCGGCGGCAGCGGTATCGGGCTCGCCATCGCGCGGTCGCTCGGGACCTTGGGCGCGAAGGTCGCCATTTGCGGTCGCAAGCCGGAGCGCCTCGAAGCGGGCAAGAAGGCTCTCGAGGAAGCCGGGGTCACGGTCTTCGCGGCAACCTGCGACATCCGCGAGATCACCCAGGTGGAGTCCTTCGTCGACGCCGCCGGCGCGGCCCTCGGCCCCGCGAGCATCCTCGTGAACAACGCCGGCGGGCAGTTTCCGATCTACGCCGAGGATTGCACCGCCAAGGGCTTCGAGGCCGTGGTGCGCAACAACTTGAGCGGCACGTTCTTCGTCACGCAGACGGTGGCGAAGAAGCACATGTTCGCCAAGAAGAAGGGCAGCATCGTCAACATCACCGCCAACGTCGCACGCGGCTTTCCCGGCATGGTCCACACGGGCGCCGCTCGCGCCGGCGTCGAGAACATGACGAAGACCTTGGCCATCGAGTGGGCGAGCCGCGGCCTTCGCATCAACTGCGTCGCGCCCGGCATCATCAAGTCGACGGGCACCGACCAATACCCGCCGGAGCTCGTGGAGATGAGCCGCCAGCGAACGCCCATGAAGCGCTTCGGCACGCCCGATGAGGTCGCCGACCTCGTGACGTTCCTCGCCAGCGATGCGGCCGCCTACGTCACCGGCGAGGTCTGGTACATCGACGGGGGCGCTCACCTGTGGGGCGACACGTGGGCGATCGCGGAACCAACGAGCTGACGCCGGCGAAGGGTTAGCTGTGCCTTCAAGAACGTCAGGCCCGCTCTTCTTCGTGCTCTTCGCGAGCACGCTGGCGTCGTGCATGTTCTTCCGTTCGCTGGGCGAGCTCTCCCAAGATGCGCGCGACGGTCGCGCCGACGCCGACGGTCGCGCCGACGCCGACAGCCGCGCCGACGCGGAAGCCGACGCGCCGCCTGTCGACGGTGGCGCCGATGCGCCGCTCGCCATCGATTCTGCCGGCAGCGACGCGCACCGGCCGAGCCCCTGTGGCATCGCCCACACGCTTTGCTCCGACTTCGACGTAGGCGACATCCTCGCCGGCGGTTGGGCCAGCGTCGACCATCACCCGACCATCGGCTCGATCGAGCTCGTGACCGCTAACTTCGCGTCGCCTCCGCGTGCCCTTCGCGCCGTGCACCCGCGCCGCGCGGCGGCCGCTGGCGACGTGCGAAACGTCATCGATCAGACCTGGTCTGGCGTTTTCACGCGGGCGCGCATGGAGCTGGATGTCTACGTAACCGCGCGACCGACGGACGCGGGGAGCTTCGGCGTGGGGCTGGTGCTCATCCTGTTTCGTTCCGACTCAGGAGACACGGGAACCGTGCTGTCGATCTCGGAAGCAGTCCCGTATCTTTCGGTCGAGAGCACCGGAGCCCGCGAGTACTTCGATGTCCCGCCTTTGCCTGATGGCCGCTGGGCTCACGTGTCGCTCGACTTCAGCCGGGGCGGCTCGCTCTCTTACACGCTCGACGGCCAGACGGGCTCGCGGTCCTTCGCGCCGGTGACGATGGCCGCGAATCCGCGGGTCTCGATTTCGATTGGCCTCCACAGTTTCAGCGGCGACGCGCCGCCGGTGGCCGTCGACCTCGACAACGTGACCGTCGACCTCGAATGAGCGATCAGTCTTCGTCGGGTTGCGTGAGCTTGTACACCTTGAACACCTGCTTGCCGGGATTGGCTGAGCTTCCGCTTTGGTCCGGTCCGGCCCGCTCCCAACTCGCCTCGAGCGTCGTGAACCCTTGCTCGCGGGCCCACGCTTTCGTGGCGCGGATCACTTCAACCATGTCGCGCGCGCCTTCTTTGCCTAGCCCCACCTTCGCTCCCGAACGATCGTAGAGGGAGACTTCGCCAACGCGGAGGGTGCCCCCACTTACGGAAACGTCGTTCGCGCTCACATCGAAGACGCGGTCACGGACCGCGATCTCGCCGGTGATCCAACGCTTGTCGGTGTTCGGATTGTGCTTCAGGGCGAGGTCCGCTCGAGCCTCGAGCGGGCGCTGCCTGCCAATGCGAGGCCGCGCGGGCATGGCAGCACGGGGCGTGGCTCTTGCGCCCTTGCCAATGCGGCCCGGAAGCCGCTCCCATACGGAGAGCTGACGGTCGATGTCCTCGGCCGCGCGCTGGGCCGCCGAGGACCTAACTTCTCCGCTCCACGGAGAGAGCCCCTGGGTCGGGGCGTTCGGCGCCGGAGAAGCGGGGGCGGGGCAACACGTCGAGCAGGCGGGCTCCGGGAAGACCCGGTCGGCGACGGTGCGCATCCACGGCGGCTTGTCCATGTGTTGAGACAAGCAACGACTGGTCCCGCACGGACCTTCCGAGTTTGCTGCGCGCGCCCCGCTTTCGACCGGCAACGGCTTGTGAGTTGGCGCAGGGGCGGAGCTTTGGCCCCAAAAGATGGCGCGAGCGCATTCGCCAGATTTGGTGACGACTGGCGTCAGCGCACGTCGAAAATTCGTGCCACCATTGGAGCATCGTGGGGGGATGGTCTCAAACAGTCAGGTCCTTCATCCTCGGTGCTTCGCTGGTGGGGTGCGGTGGCCACGTTTCGCCGATCAGCGTTGGCGAGACGTTCGACGCGGATACGTCGGCAAGGGACGCCGCACCGCCGGGGCGCCCCGAAGACGCAGCACCGCCGAAAGCCGACGGCGGACACGACGGCGACGACGGCTCAACGACAACGCCCGCGTGCGTGGTTGGCGAGACGCGGGAGTGTTACGGCGGGCCGCCAGGCACCCTTGACGTGGGCCCATGCAAAGCGGGGAAGCAGCGCTGCCGCGACGACGGCTCGGGGTTTTCTCCATGCGAGGGCACGGTGCTGCCCACCCTGCAAGCGTGTAACAGCTCCATCGACTCGGACTGCGACGGCGCGATCAACGACGCGGACGACGGATGCTGCGAACCTGGAAGCTCGGTCAGCTGCTACCGCGGCCCGCCAGGAACCGCCGGCGTAGGCATGTGCCATGCGGGTGTGCGCACCTGCCCAGCGTCGGGCTTCGTCTCCAGCGACTGCACCGGCGAGCAACTTCCGACGCACGCGGAGAACTGCGCCCTCGGAGGCGACGAAAACTGCGAAGCCACTGCGCCTGCGTGTTGGACAAAGGAGTGGAGCCTTTGGATGCCAGGCCCGTACATCGCCGAGGTCGTCGGCATTGAGGACGGTGTCGTTGCGCGGTCGGCCGCGCAGCCCAGCCAGATGGGGTACATCGCTCGTGTGACTGATGCGGGCTCCGTCGTCTGGCAGGTGGACACCAACATTGACGTGATGACCTACGCACGAATGGGTCGGTATCCCGGGACAAGCGCCGACATGTTCCTCGTGGGCTCATGCAACGCGGGGCTCGTGTCTCCCGGTGTGAACATCCCTTGCAGCAAAGGTCAACTCCGCGTCAGCCGACTTGACGGGAGCGGCGCGCTGGTCTCCGGGCGTGCCCTCGGGCTCAGTACCAACGACGTTCGACTTGAGTCCGCGATCGCTGACGCAGCGGGAAACCTCTACCTCTTGGCTTCGTATTTCCTCAGCGCCGTGATTGACGTCTACGTGCCGCCGACGATCGACGGCGAGACGCTCCCGGCACCAACAAGCAGCGTCGGCGCTGTCCTTATCAAGCTCGACGCAGCTGGTCAGGTTGCATGGATGAAGACGTTCGGCGAACCCGTCGGATTGTCGACGCTCGCCTTGACGGATTCCGGCCTCGTGTTGACGCTGGGGTCATCAACCGGTCCGACCGTGATGAACATCGGCGGGAACGGCACAACCTTGTGGACGACACCCATCGCCGATGGGGGAACACTCATGCGTACGGGAAATGGCGGCGACGTTTGGGTCGGAGGCGGCGGCGGCCTCACCCGACTGAACGCATCGGGCACGATCGTAGGTTCATGGGCTCTTGGAGTTCCCCCTGTTGGGCGACTTCCGGGTGAGAACCGACGGGCACGTCCTCTTGATTGGAACGATCGAGCACCAACCGCTCGACCTCACCGTGGGCCACTTTTCGGGTCAAGACTGGCACAGCTTCTTTGCCGAGGTGGACACGACGGGTGCGTTTCAAGCGCTATTGCCGGTGCGCGGGAGCGTCACGGCGCTCGTCGAGCGACCGAACGGTAGCGTCGTACTCGGGGGCTTCGCCGATTGGCTGTCGGGGCCAAGCCCGGGTCCGCTCGTCGTGGGCGATGAGAGCTCGATGCCACCGGCGGCCGACAAGAACGGATTCCTCCTGATGCGCAATCCATAGTCGCTGCCCGAGGCGCGGCGCTTCACCTGCTTCGCCAGCCGGGTGAGCAAGCGGCCCTCGCAATTCGGCCCTCGCGCAACGAGGCGCCCTCGCACTAAGCTCCCGGCCAAGGGCGAAGGGCCCTCAACGGAACGATGGCGGACCGCAATCTCGAAAACGACGGCGGCCAAGGCGAGCCCGCCGAGAGCGGTTCCGCCACGGATGCGACCGACGCGGCGCCCATCGCGACAGCTCCCGTGGGAGAGGCCGCGCCGGTCCCGCACGCGGAGCCGTCTTCACCGGAAGCCTTCATGAACGCGTCCGACTGGGAGACCGAGGCGGGCCCGGGCCGCGAGAAGCCACGGCTCGAGGACACGCAGGCGAAGGCCTTCGTGGTGACCCTTCGCAGTTGGTTCCGTGACTTCTTCGCCGAGCCGCCTCACTTGCTCATGGCGTTCGTCGTCTTGGGCGTCTTCGCGGTGGCGCTCTTCACGCGCAACCCCATCCGAACGAACTTCATCTTCGACGAACAAGAGGCGCTGCTCGCCAACCCGTACGTACGCAGCATCGCCGACCCGATGCCGAAGTTCGGGTGGCTCGACGCCTTCCGGCGCGACTTTTGGGGCCTCCCGCCGGATCGCAGCATCGGCTCCTACCGGCCCATTCCGAACCTCGTGTGGCGCGCCCTCTGGGGCATCGGCGCGCGGCAAAATCCGTTTCTTCATCACCACGTCAACGTCCTCATCCACGCCTTCTGCGGCGCCATCCTCGTCGTTGTGGTCTATCGATGGACCAAGGACCGACTGAAGGCCTGGATGAGCGGCGCCACCTTCACGGCCTGCGCCCTGCTGACGGAAGCGGTGAGCGGCGTCGTCGGGATCGCCGACGTGCTCGGCGCGCTCGGCGTGCTCTTGGCCATCTTGGCGCTGTCGTTGCCGCTCTGGGCGATGCCGCTGGCCGTCTTTGCCAGCGTCTCCTTCGGCCTCTATTCGAAGGAGAGCGCGCTCTGCGCCGTGCCTTTGGTGCCGCTCGCAGCCCTCCTCACGGCTCGTTACGATCACCCGGACAAGCCGCGCGCGTGGCTTCGCGGCCTCGTGGCCCTCATCGCCGCCGCTGGCGCGTTCGTGGCTTACGTCGAAGCGCGGAGGCGCCTCTTCCCGGTCACGCTGCCAGCGAGCCTGAGCGCGGAGGCGAACGCTGCAAAGCCGCTCTTGCCGCGAGCCTTCGCTGGCATCCTGCGTTGGTACGCGCAGCCGGTCTTGCCGAAAGACCCCATCAACAATCCCCTCGCCGAGGTCGACACGCCGCTGCGCATCGCCGGCGCCTTGCGCGTCTACTTCCGAGGTCTCTTGCAGCTCTTGGTGCCCTACCCGCTCTCCGGCGACTATTCGGCGCCGCAAGAGCCCGCGCCGACCAAGCCGCTCTTCCTCGAGAGCATCCTCGGTGCGGCGCTCATGGTGCTGCCGCTCGCCCTAGCCGCCGTGCTCTCGGTCCTGGCGGTGCTGAGGCGGCGGACGGCGATGCTCCGCGGCTGGCTGCTCGATGAACGGTTCCCCGACGAGCGCCCCATCCTCGCTCTCTCGCTCGTCTGGATCGTCGTCGCCTTCCTTCCGGTCTCGAACATCCCGGTCGTCTTGCCGACGGTCCGCGCCGAGCGGTTCTGGTACTTCCCCGCCATCGGGAGCTCGATCGCCATCGGGCTCTTTCTCACCTGGCTGATGCGGCGCCTGAAACACGACGGGCTCCCGCGCGTGGGTCTCGCGTTCTTGGTGGTCTTCCTGGGAGGCCACGCCGTTGCAGCGCGGCTCCACGCCAACGACTACTCGGACGATCTCGCCTTCTGGAACGGCACCCGCAAGGCCGCGCCCCGCAGCGCGAAGGCTCACCTCAACTACTCGGTCATGCTGGGCGCACGACACAACCTCGAGGGACGCCTGGCCTCCAACCGGGTCGCCCTCGAGCTGGCGCCGCGCTGGCCCATGGCCAACGTTTACCTCGGCGACACTCTATGCAGACTGCACCGAGCTACCGAAGCCTGGCCGCACTACAAGCGCGGCTTCGAGCTGGCACCGAACGACGTCAACCTCATCTCGCTCGCGGTGCAGTGCATGTGGGACGAGAAGGTGCTGCTCACGGAGGCCATTCGGCCCGAGATCGAGCCGATGGTCGAGGCGTACCCGGGCACGTGGCTCGCCTACCTGGTCCGCGACACGCTCGACAACGGCGAGACCAACAAGGGCGTCGACCCGAAGTACCGACCGCGCGGCTACAACGAAGGGCCGAAGGACTGACGGAAGCGTTCACCGCTCGATCTGAGATCGCGGACTGGGCGGCGGGTGCGACGGCGCGCGGGAGACTAAGGCGTCGACGCCAGATCAGGCCGGAATGGCCTCGATGTACCGCTCGTCCCGCGCTGG from Myxococcales bacterium includes these protein-coding regions:
- a CDS encoding SDR family oxidoreductase yields the protein MSSIFRPGLFADQVAIVSGGGSGIGLAIARSLGTLGAKVAICGRKPERLEAGKKALEEAGVTVFAATCDIREITQVESFVDAAGAALGPASILVNNAGGQFPIYAEDCTAKGFEAVVRNNLSGTFFVTQTVAKKHMFAKKKGSIVNITANVARGFPGMVHTGAARAGVENMTKTLAIEWASRGLRINCVAPGIIKSTGTDQYPPELVEMSRQRTPMKRFGTPDEVADLVTFLASDAAAYVTGEVWYIDGGAHLWGDTWAIAEPTS
- a CDS encoding tetratricopeptide repeat protein; this encodes MAFVVLGVFAVALFTRNPIRTNFIFDEQEALLANPYVRSIADPMPKFGWLDAFRRDFWGLPPDRSIGSYRPIPNLVWRALWGIGARQNPFLHHHVNVLIHAFCGAILVVVVYRWTKDRLKAWMSGATFTACALLTEAVSGVVGIADVLGALGVLLAILALSLPLWAMPLAVFASVSFGLYSKESALCAVPLVPLAALLTARYDHPDKPRAWLRGLVALIAAAGAFVAYVEARRRLFPVTLPASLSAEANAAKPLLPRAFAGILRWYAQPVLPKDPINNPLAEVDTPLRIAGALRVYFRGLLQLLVPYPLSGDYSAPQEPAPTKPLFLESILGAALMVLPLALAAVLSVLAVLRRRTAMLRGWLLDERFPDERPILALSLVWIVVAFLPVSNIPVVLPTVRAERFWYFPAIGSSIAIGLFLTWLMRRLKHDGLPRVGLAFLVVFLGGHAVAARLHANDYSDDLAFWNGTRKAAPRSAKAHLNYSVMLGARHNLEGRLASNRVALELAPRWPMANVYLGDTLCRLHRATEAWPHYKRGFELAPNDVNLISLAVQCMWDEKVLLTEAIRPEIEPMVEAYPGTWLAYLVRDTLDNGETNKGVDPKYRPRGYNEGPKD